GCCAGTATGACAATGGTCATATGTGTCATAGCCTTTAAATTTGTCGTGATCGTCTACTAGAAGAAGTGTTTGTGCCCTCATTCAAATTATTTAGAAAAGCGCTGTCGCAAACTCTCTAAACTTTCTTCAGGAAGTGGGTATCTTGCATCCATTGGTTCACGTTTAACTTGCTCCTGATAAGATCTTGAAGCACTTGGACTCCTCGCTTCGATCCATACAGCTACTTCATCCATAAAACGATCCAAGACAGAAGCACCGGATGTTACCCCAACCTTACGAACACCTGTAAACCATTCGGGCATCAACTCATGTGGGTAATCAATAGAATATGAAGGAATTTTTAACCTTTCGCCTTTGCGTCTTAGCATCTGAGAATTATGACTTTCGGGAGACCCTACAACCAGTAAAAGCCCAATTCCAGATTCAACTAACTTCTCAACAGCTTTTTGTCTACTAAAAGTCGCGTAACATATACCGTTTCTGTCCGGTATTTCGATATCGGTAAACCTTCTGGCCAAGGTTTTTTCTATATCCACAACTTCGTCTGGCATCAAAGTTGTTTGGGAATACACAATACAGTCTTCTCCGGTTCCTATGTTCAATTTATTGATATCTCTGGCAGCATATTCCGCATCTATAAGGTCAACATTCGCCTCATCAACCTCGGACATTACTCCCACGGTTTCAGGATGACCCTCCTTACCAATATAAACGACATGTAAGCCTTGTGCTTCTGCCTCGTGGGCCATACTATGAACCTTAGTCACAAGTTGGCAAGTTGTATCGACAGTCAGAGATCCTTTTTCGCCTGCAATCCTGTGATGTTCTGGGGTTACTCCATGCGCTGAAAACATTACGATTGAGCCGTCAGGAACCTTCGACCAATCGTTGTTAAAAACGTTAAGTCCGCGACCGGAAAGTTCTGAAGCAATTCGTCTATTGTTAACCACAGGCCAGTTTGTATATACAGGCTCTCTTCCATCCACAATGCTTAATACTTGATCAGTAGCGTCAAGAGCCATGTTTACACCAGCGCATGGTCCACGATTACCAGCAATAAGTACCTCTTCGACACCAAAGCTTGGCATTTCTTGTGATTGGGTTGAAAGTTCAGGACTCATTTTTCGAATTTGAAGCCTAATTATACACCAAAAGCACTAAAAAAAGAGAAATTTGCAAAAAAACCTTATAATTCCTGGCATGCAGACAGAAAATTACAGAAGTTGGCTTGATTACTATAGACAAAAAGGCGAACAGCCAGAGGATTTAAGAACAATTAGCGGCTATGACCACCCTTTGGCTCAACTCACAGAAGATGGGCTCGCAGATCTTAAAGCACAAATTGTCACACTTCTTAGGATTCAGCCCGGAGATCGAGTGTTAGACCTAGGAAGCGGCGCCGGACTTATTACACGAGAACTTATTTCTGCAACAGAAAATATCACAGGTTTAGATGCAAACCACGAAATGATAAGACACTCACCCTATTACATAAGAAATGTCGTTGGGGCAGCAAACTCGTTACCCTTTCAAGATGAAAGCTTTGATAAGACACTCTGTCATTCTATCTTTCAATACTTTCCTGACCTTAATTACGCTCGAGATGCAATTAGTGAGGTTATGCGCACACTTTCGCCTGGTGGATCATTCTTAGTAATGGATCTCCCAGACCGAGCAAAACAGGATGAATATACACAATTAAAAGGGCCTGAAACACACAATTTAACACGTATTTTCTACGACAAATCTTGGTTTAGTGAACAATTTCCCGATGCACGAATTTTTGATCATTCGTTAAGGGATTATAAAAACGCCGATTACAGATTTAACGTTCTAATATTTAAATAAATCTGGGTTTTTAATAAGAAACCTTATCTCGTCTAGGCCCCAAGGAGTGAAATTATTTTTGCTAAACTTTCCAAGCTCTTTTATATCTACGAATTTCCCCTCTTTAACCTCTTCCTTGTTTAAATTAATTTCACCTTCGTAGTTGGCAAGATAAAGCTCAACAAGTTCGTATTCCTTAACTATCTCTTTACCCTTTTTGTACTCACTCTTTTGAATATGTTTCGGTCTAATTAATCTCACCCTAGCCTTCATTGAAAGCTCCTCAGATAATCCTCTTTCAGCTGCTTGCCTAAAAGTCTCGCCAGAAACTAAATGCTCCGATGCGCTAACATCCCAAAAAAGCGGAAATGCAGACTTTTTTGCACTTCTTTGTTGCAAAAATACCTGTCCCTTTGAATTAATTACGAATATATTAACAGCTGGATGAAGCAAACCAATTTTGCACGCTTCACTCCTACTGCTCTTACCCAACCTTCTACCCTTTTCATCTACTATATCAATGATTTCATCGGGCATTTGTTGTTATTTTAGGTGAATAATTTATAGTCATCAAACTTATGCGTAAAACCAATATCAACAGAAACATCCAACAACCCTTGTGGGGTATTAACCCTTACCCCAGGACTGTCGGTAACCACGCCAATAACTTGAAGAGACAACCTTCTTTCAGAAAAAGCCCTCTCTATCGCCTCAAGTGAAGATCTTTCAAAAGTAAATAGTAACTGAATATCCCCTGCTGGTCTTGAAGCTAACATGAAATTGGCTACTCCACTCCTCTTATTCTGTATCGGGATATCTTTATCATTTATCAAATAGCCCAAACCACTAGGACTATTGTCGTATAAAGTTTTTACAAGTCCATCAGGAAGATCTGTACAGCTGGTAACACCACCCACAGCAGCCAAAACCTTGCCAGCTTCAATTGGTGCTGGTTGTCTGAGCATATTTCTAAAACCCACGGATACATTATTCTCATACTGTCTATAGCCGTAATTAAATCGGTCTAAATAACCCGTGACAGCCACTACGTCGTCTACCCCAGCTCTTCTTCGCATCAAAACGTTTTCTTTCTTCACCTTACCAATACTCACAACCGAAAGAC
This sequence is a window from Candidatus Curtissbacteria bacterium. Protein-coding genes within it:
- the ispH gene encoding 4-hydroxy-3-methylbut-2-enyl diphosphate reductase, which codes for MSPELSTQSQEMPSFGVEEVLIAGNRGPCAGVNMALDATDQVLSIVDGREPVYTNWPVVNNRRIASELSGRGLNVFNNDWSKVPDGSIVMFSAHGVTPEHHRIAGEKGSLTVDTTCQLVTKVHSMAHEAEAQGLHVVYIGKEGHPETVGVMSEVDEANVDLIDAEYAARDINKLNIGTGEDCIVYSQTTLMPDEVVDIEKTLARRFTDIEIPDRNGICYATFSRQKAVEKLVESGIGLLLVVGSPESHNSQMLRRKGERLKIPSYSIDYPHELMPEWFTGVRKVGVTSGASVLDRFMDEVAVWIEARSPSASRSYQEQVKREPMDARYPLPEESLESLRQRFSK
- a CDS encoding methyltransferase domain-containing protein, whose amino-acid sequence is MQTENYRSWLDYYRQKGEQPEDLRTISGYDHPLAQLTEDGLADLKAQIVTLLRIQPGDRVLDLGSGAGLITRELISATENITGLDANHEMIRHSPYYIRNVVGAANSLPFQDESFDKTLCHSIFQYFPDLNYARDAISEVMRTLSPGGSFLVMDLPDRAKQDEYTQLKGPETHNLTRIFYDKSWFSEQFPDARIFDHSLRDYKNADYRFNVLIFK
- a CDS encoding NUDIX domain-containing protein, which translates into the protein MPDEIIDIVDEKGRRLGKSSRSEACKIGLLHPAVNIFVINSKGQVFLQQRSAKKSAFPLFWDVSASEHLVSGETFRQAAERGLSEELSMKARVRLIRPKHIQKSEYKKGKEIVKEYELVELYLANYEGEINLNKEEVKEGKFVDIKELGKFSKNNFTPWGLDEIRFLIKNPDLFKY
- a CDS encoding thiamine-phosphate kinase codes for the protein MNEREFVDSLRKRFEKPPGLVSDWMGDDCEVIDIGDPENYLLLTVDTSSEMVDFPQNAPPFEVGYFCAALSLSDIAACGGNPTGVLVSCSVSREYIEEMQQIYTGIEKAVNDAGTVILGGDTNSAGEFSLSVVSIGKVKKENVLMRRRAGVDDVVAVTGYLDRFNYGYRQYENNVSVGFRNMLRQPAPIEAGKVLAAVGGVTSCTDLPDGLVKTLYDNSPSGLGYLINDKDIPIQNKRSGVANFMLASRPAGDIQLLFTFERSSLEAIERAFSERRLSLQVIGVVTDSPGVRVNTPQGLLDVSVDIGFTHKFDDYKLFT